In the genome of Desulfofarcimen acetoxidans DSM 771, one region contains:
- a CDS encoding phage tail protein: MDPLLGDIELFAFDFAPRHWMPCEGQTLSTATYQTLFSLIGITFGGNGITTFCLPDLRNALPMQGMGMHYCIAVEGIYPSRY; encoded by the coding sequence ATGGATCCATTATTAGGGGATATTGAACTATTTGCCTTTGATTTTGCACCTAGGCACTGGATGCCCTGTGAGGGTCAAACGTTGAGCACTGCGACATATCAGACTTTGTTTTCACTAATCGGCATTACATTTGGAGGTAACGGTATCACCACCTTCTGCCTGCCTGATCTGCGAAATGCGCTGCCCATGCAAGGTATGGGAATGCATTACTGCATAGCGGTAGAGGGCATTTACCCCAGCAGATATTAA
- a CDS encoding LytR/AlgR family response regulator transcription factor: MLYKIAICDDEENFVVALRHQVSGILHNTGVAFDIEVFFSGEALLNCINEEPAGFDLIFLDIFMKEINGIDTARAIRLTNNYVAIIFTTVSGQYVYTGYEVQALQYLLKPINTQALATALLVDLKRRFENRYFVFKSRGMTHKVPYDDIEFFESTLKSVNLVAKQGIYEINSGISGMESSLPKLNFCRCHRGFIINFKQVSMMNAQFFTTLSGTLIPIGKTYAKAVNRAFLNYIGSSDEA; encoded by the coding sequence ATGCTGTATAAAATAGCTATCTGTGATGATGAGGAGAATTTTGTCGTCGCACTGCGCCATCAGGTGTCGGGGATTTTGCACAATACTGGTGTTGCCTTTGATATCGAAGTTTTTTTCTCCGGCGAAGCGTTATTAAACTGTATCAACGAAGAACCCGCCGGCTTTGACCTGATTTTTCTGGATATTTTCATGAAGGAAATCAACGGCATTGATACGGCCAGAGCCATTCGACTCACTAATAATTACGTCGCCATCATCTTCACCACCGTTTCCGGGCAATATGTTTATACTGGTTATGAGGTGCAGGCGCTGCAATATCTTTTGAAACCCATAAATACGCAGGCCCTGGCAACCGCGCTGTTGGTTGACCTCAAAAGGCGGTTTGAAAACCGGTATTTTGTCTTTAAATCAAGAGGGATGACCCATAAAGTGCCCTATGACGACATCGAGTTTTTTGAAAGTACCTTGAAATCGGTGAATTTGGTGGCTAAACAGGGGATTTATGAAATCAATTCCGGAATATCCGGTATGGAAAGCAGTTTGCCCAAACTGAACTTTTGCCGCTGCCATCGTGGCTTTATAATTAATTTCAAACAGGTTTCTATGATGAACGCGCAGTTTTTCACCACCCTCAGCGGGACACTAATACCCATCGGGAAGACCTATGCCAAGGCGGTAAACCGCGCTTTCTTAAATTATATCGGCAGCAGCGATGAAGCTTAG
- a CDS encoding sensor histidine kinase, translated as MSSRKIWLLTLAALCFSGLLMCADLISGSRGLFYNTDTHTMNTGWKISGGTKTLYEAASFAKAGSLKNEHLAVLTKTLPATVDQSVCFVTIGYRVAAFVNDQDIYTFNPPLDSKEVRGVKTHILKIPDGTDGREFRLVLATNQPGNTAVSKYIILDNAIEIIRALQKSDLMKSAFALLYIFIGISILIFTLISAILKKFDLSLLMLALIALFIGTGILLNLSSIAFYTGPEAVYWMVNIINLALPIPALLFVAADRGYAQSRLLTAMAVVQSVFLAIWLVCNFLNIDIIFLHWQPALFAAILAGLIITFVKEFKSGSGRPEIAVSVIAILLTSVINAHSYFTAGRYETMDFSLIITALPVLVLMTGKVVLSSAQKEYRILNENMTLRLEGELLYKNYNKTEKYIEETKRIWHDIDRHFSVISNLAGNGVYEELKLYLKQVGYDFKKIKETYLCENKLINAILTEKISEAEDSGIEVRFTGNLPDKLKIQGNDLCSLLVNMLDNAIEACIKIPEGHKKKIDISIRMKNGFIYFGVLNTSPVAPVMAGEDFITSKADKTKHGYGISIIQRITRKYNGAFDIILSNNSFLVKAALKNADAGEFFAKDYNDNL; from the coding sequence GTGTCGTCCAGGAAGATCTGGCTTCTCACCCTGGCTGCCCTGTGTTTTTCAGGTTTGTTGATGTGTGCCGATCTCATAAGCGGCAGCCGTGGCCTGTTTTATAATACCGATACGCACACCATGAACACAGGCTGGAAAATATCCGGTGGTACCAAAACCCTGTACGAAGCTGCCTCTTTTGCTAAAGCAGGTTCTTTGAAAAATGAGCACTTGGCAGTCCTCACTAAGACACTGCCTGCCACGGTAGATCAAAGCGTATGCTTTGTCACCATCGGCTACCGCGTGGCAGCCTTTGTCAATGATCAAGACATTTACACCTTCAACCCCCCTTTGGACAGCAAAGAGGTCCGGGGAGTAAAAACCCATATACTTAAAATACCCGACGGCACAGACGGCAGGGAGTTCAGGCTGGTGTTGGCAACTAATCAACCAGGGAACACAGCGGTGTCCAAATATATTATATTGGATAATGCCATAGAGATAATCAGGGCTTTACAAAAATCCGACCTGATGAAATCAGCTTTCGCGTTGCTTTATATATTTATCGGCATATCCATATTGATATTTACACTGATTTCAGCTATTTTAAAAAAATTCGACCTTTCTCTATTGATGCTCGCTCTAATAGCGCTGTTTATAGGGACAGGCATTTTATTAAATCTCAGCAGCATTGCTTTTTATACAGGGCCGGAGGCTGTTTACTGGATGGTGAATATCATAAATCTGGCGCTGCCTATACCGGCGTTATTATTTGTAGCGGCGGACAGGGGCTATGCCCAAAGCAGGCTGCTTACAGCAATGGCCGTTGTCCAGAGCGTGTTTCTGGCAATATGGTTAGTCTGTAACTTTTTAAATATTGATATTATTTTTCTGCACTGGCAGCCGGCATTGTTTGCCGCCATCCTGGCAGGCCTCATCATTACCTTCGTAAAAGAATTCAAATCCGGCTCCGGACGGCCGGAAATTGCTGTCTCAGTCATTGCCATTTTATTGACCTCAGTAATCAATGCCCACAGTTATTTTACTGCCGGAAGATATGAGACAATGGATTTCAGCTTAATCATTACGGCTCTTCCGGTCCTTGTACTAATGACCGGAAAGGTGGTTCTAAGCTCTGCTCAAAAGGAATACCGCATACTTAATGAAAATATGACCCTGCGGCTGGAAGGAGAACTTCTATATAAGAATTATAACAAGACAGAAAAGTACATTGAAGAAACCAAACGGATCTGGCATGATATCGACAGGCATTTTTCGGTGATCAGCAATCTGGCGGGGAATGGGGTATATGAAGAATTAAAACTGTATCTGAAACAGGTAGGCTATGACTTTAAGAAAATAAAGGAAACATACCTCTGTGAAAACAAGCTAATCAACGCCATTTTAACCGAAAAAATTTCTGAAGCCGAAGACAGCGGAATCGAAGTTAGATTTACCGGAAATTTGCCCGATAAATTAAAAATACAGGGCAACGACCTGTGCAGCCTGTTGGTTAACATGCTGGACAACGCTATTGAGGCTTGCATTAAAATACCGGAGGGTCATAAGAAGAAAATTGATATTTCTATCAGAATGAAGAATGGTTTTATTTATTTCGGTGTCTTAAATACTTCCCCTGTGGCACCGGTTATGGCCGGTGAAGACTTTATCACATCAAAAGCAGATAAGACAAAGCATGGGTACGGTATTTCCATCATCCAGAGAATTACCCGGAAATACAACGGCGCTTTTGATATTATACTTTCCAATAACTCTTTCTTAGTCAAGGCTGCGTTAAAAAATGCGGATGCCGGGGAATTCTTTGCCAAAGACTATAATGACAACCTGTAA
- the pyrE gene encoding orotate phosphoribosyltransferase produces the protein MNREEILKIFTDTEAMLTGHFRLTSGKHSDRYFQCAQVLQYPRYCEILCRELAERYQGTKIDTVIGPAMGGITISYEVARILGARSLFTERENGLMTLRRGFTIQPGEKILVVEDVITTGGSVMEVIKLVRSAGGDVVGAGVLVDRSNGQVDLGVRTEALLVTSVVTYEPEDCPLCKEGIPAVKPGSRKA, from the coding sequence CTGAACAGAGAAGAAATTTTAAAAATATTCACTGATACCGAAGCTATGTTAACCGGTCATTTCCGGCTCACTTCCGGCAAGCACAGTGACCGCTATTTTCAATGCGCCCAGGTGCTGCAATACCCCCGTTATTGTGAAATTCTATGCCGGGAACTTGCAGAGCGTTATCAAGGTACCAAAATAGACACTGTTATCGGGCCGGCCATGGGGGGTATTACGATTTCTTATGAGGTGGCCAGGATTTTAGGTGCCAGGAGCCTCTTTACAGAAAGAGAAAATGGTTTAATGACTCTGCGCCGTGGCTTTACAATACAGCCGGGTGAAAAAATACTGGTTGTGGAGGATGTTATCACCACCGGAGGCTCTGTAATGGAAGTGATCAAGCTTGTGCGAAGTGCCGGTGGGGATGTCGTCGGCGCCGGTGTACTGGTAGATCGCAGTAACGGCCAAGTGGATCTGGGTGTACGTACTGAGGCATTATTAGTTACTTCCGTTGTCACCTATGAACCGGAAGATTGTCCTCTGTGTAAAGAAGGTATTCCTGCTGTAAAACCAGGCAGCAGAAAGGCTTAA
- the pyrF gene encoding orotidine-5'-phosphate decarboxylase, with the protein MNTRDRLIVALDVDSPEKAIHLTKLLSPYVGAFKVGMELFNSVGPEIIYTLKKLGANIFVDLKLHDIPNTVARASRVLTSHGADILNVHAAGGKEMMQSAAQAVNKEVLDKGLTRPLVVAVTVLTSISARAFKEEIGFAGEIEDKVVNWAKLAQAAGLDGVVASPQEIRAIRQACGPEFVIITPGIRPSGGAVHDQKRVTTPGEAIAAGATYIVVGRPITENSDPVQAARNIVSEMN; encoded by the coding sequence TTGAATACCCGTGATCGATTGATTGTAGCACTGGATGTGGACAGCCCGGAAAAAGCAATACACTTAACCAAACTGCTGTCTCCTTATGTGGGAGCTTTTAAGGTAGGCATGGAGCTGTTCAACAGTGTGGGGCCAGAAATAATTTATACTCTGAAAAAACTCGGTGCCAATATCTTTGTTGATTTAAAACTTCATGACATCCCCAATACCGTGGCGCGAGCCTCCAGGGTTTTGACCTCTCACGGCGCTGATATACTTAATGTTCACGCTGCCGGAGGCAAAGAGATGATGCAGTCCGCTGCGCAGGCGGTTAATAAAGAGGTTTTGGACAAAGGCTTAACCAGACCCCTGGTAGTGGCTGTTACTGTTTTAACCAGTATTAGTGCGCGGGCATTTAAAGAGGAAATAGGTTTTGCCGGTGAAATTGAAGATAAGGTGGTAAACTGGGCTAAACTGGCTCAAGCCGCCGGCCTGGACGGCGTAGTGGCTTCACCGCAGGAAATTAGAGCTATCAGGCAGGCTTGCGGACCTGAGTTTGTCATTATTACCCCGGGCATTCGCCCGTCCGGTGGCGCGGTGCATGACCAGAAAAGAGTGACCACACCGGGAGAAGCCATAGCTGCAGGTGCCACCTATATAGTAGTGGGGCGGCCAATTACGGAAAATTCGGATCCCGTTCAGGCAGCCAGGAATATTGTTTCCGAAATGAACTGA
- a CDS encoding dihydroorotate dehydrogenase, giving the protein MKPELSVNIGGIKMKNPVTTASGTFGYGPEYAPYIDLNRLGAIVVKGTTLKSRQGNPTPRIVETPSGMLNAIGLQNPGVDYFIERALPFLSNFDLPVIVNISGDTVEDYGLLAGKLDSASGVAGLEVNISCPNVKKGGLQFGSDPESAAEVVRVIKSSTGLPVIVKLSPNVTSITDLAVSVAEAGADALSLINTILGMAIDIKARRPVLGNIMGGLSGPAVRPVAVRCVWQVYKAVKLPIIGMGGIVSAEDAIEFILAGASAVAVGTANFVNPRATVEILEGIEEYCRKYGCRDIQELVGAAHRQ; this is encoded by the coding sequence ATGAAGCCTGAGCTATCAGTCAATATCGGTGGCATTAAAATGAAAAACCCGGTAACCACTGCTTCCGGAACCTTTGGCTATGGGCCGGAATACGCGCCCTACATTGATTTGAATCGTTTAGGCGCAATAGTTGTCAAAGGAACTACCTTAAAATCCCGCCAGGGTAACCCTACTCCCAGGATTGTTGAGACACCTTCGGGTATGCTCAATGCAATAGGTTTGCAAAATCCCGGTGTTGATTATTTCATTGAGCGGGCTTTGCCTTTTCTAAGTAATTTTGACCTGCCGGTGATTGTTAATATCTCCGGTGATACGGTGGAGGACTACGGGCTGCTGGCCGGAAAGCTTGACAGTGCGTCCGGTGTAGCCGGTTTGGAAGTAAACATTTCCTGCCCTAATGTAAAAAAAGGCGGCTTGCAGTTTGGCAGCGATCCTGAATCGGCTGCCGAAGTGGTGCGAGTGATTAAAAGCAGTACCGGTCTGCCGGTAATAGTAAAGTTATCTCCCAATGTGACCAGTATAACGGACCTGGCGGTAAGCGTAGCTGAGGCCGGTGCAGATGCTTTGTCTTTAATCAATACTATTTTGGGTATGGCTATAGATATTAAAGCCAGGCGTCCTGTTTTAGGCAATATTATGGGAGGTTTATCCGGTCCTGCTGTTCGCCCTGTAGCTGTGCGGTGCGTCTGGCAGGTCTATAAAGCGGTAAAATTACCTATTATAGGAATGGGTGGTATTGTTTCTGCTGAAGACGCTATCGAGTTTATACTGGCGGGTGCCAGCGCTGTAGCCGTGGGTACGGCTAACTTTGTCAATCCGAGAGCGACTGTAGAAATACTGGAAGGAATTGAAGAATATTGCCGAAAATATGGTTGCCGGGATATTCAGGAACTGGTGGGGGCAGCACACAGGCAATAA